The Fulvivirga maritima genome segment CAAAACTGTCAGTACAGGTCATATCATCTTTCACTAATTTGACAATAATTGGAGTAGGCTGCTCTATTTCTACAAGTTCTGCCAAGGTATAAACATCTGTACATCCATTATTATAAGAGATGCTTACTTCGTAATCTCCTGCAGGTAAGTTGCTAACAATATTAGTGTTTGAGGTGAAGTCCTGACCGGTCTGCTCGTCCGTCATGGTAATAGTATAAGGAAAAGCATTATTATAAACTGTAAAATGTACTTCTCCATCATTAGCCGCGGGCACCGGACAAGTAACAGGTATAATCTCCTGCACTTCCATAGTAATACGAGTCGGTTCAGGCAAGTGAAAGCTTCCATCAATAATAGTACAAGCCTTTTCAGAATCTTGTACCTCCCAGGTATAGTCGCCATAACCTAAGTTGGTGAAAACGACTTCCTCACTATCATTATAAACATTAAACTGCTTAACCACGTCACTGCCTTTGTACAAGGTAATAGCGTAGTCCCCATAACCACCTGTAGGGATAACAGAGATAGTACCATCTCCTGCATCATGACAAACTGGTGCGGTAAAACTCGCAGTAGCCGCGATAGGAGCGGTGGGCTGTACTACTTCTATTTCGCTAGAGTACACATCACACCTATCTTGCACCCAGGCTACATAGGTACCTGCTTCCAGCGACTCAAAGGTATCATCATCTTGCCATACTGTAGTTTCTCCCTTGAGATTAAGACCATATTTTATGGTTCCTGCGTCGCCATCAGAGGCTGAGACCGTAATACTTCCGTCATTACTTTCATAACAGGATAATTCGGTTACACTCACACTATCCAACTCAAGTGGAGGGATTTCTTCTATTATAAAAGGGCCATATTCATTATAGCATCCTCCAGGGTTGTAACTTTGTGAAGACTTCCAGTTCTGAACATACAAGTAATATTCACCTGGGCCTGCTTGTGCAGTCACTCTGCCTGCAGATGTATTACCCTGCCCCGCTATATCAGAAGAGAAACATTTTCCATCCTTTATATCTGATATGCTACAATCAGGAATCCTTTCTTGCAGAGACCAGCGATAATTTCCTCCGCCCCCACTTATATTAAATGAAATAGAACCATCATTCGCATTTGCACAGGATGGAGATCGTGTAATATTAGATACAGTAGGAGGTGCTGCAGATATCTGGCCAATCTTCGTGTTTGATAAAATAGAGGCTGTACCATCGCTAGCTCTTACCCTAAAATGCACATCATGACTATTAGAGCTAACGGCTGCAAGAATTTTCGCATAATTCTGTCCCAAAAAAGAAAATGAATTCACCCCGTCATTATAATTTGTCACTCCTAATGTATTCCACACATCCTCTACCACTGGGTTATCACAGCATGGAGGTAAGCTAACAGGGTTACAATTACCGCTATACGAGTCATAACAACCAATAGACCCATCTGGTAATCGACATCCTGTACCATTAGGACAAAGAGCATTAGGTCCACAATCACACGGTTCTGTTATTTGATCTCCAGCTATATGATACTGCCAAGTAAGGTTAACATTTGATGAGTTTGATGGAATTTTATTAATAGCAGTATTCAATGTGATCGGATTATTGATACATAAATAGCTTGAATTATCAATTGTAATGTTGTCTGGTTTAGGCACCTGATAAATAAATCTGAATGTGATTTTATTATTATCACACATGAAAAACTTGGTATTCATGACTCCAGGTTTAAATTTAGATAAATCTAAGATGACATTAACGGTTGTTTCATTACCATACTTTCTATCTTTTCTTTTATCCACCTCACACACATGACCTTTAAAATCTCTATGTGTTATTATTTTAATAGACACTTTAAGAGAATTATTAACTGGCATATTATACCCTAACTGATAATCATATACCTTTAACCTATCCTTTGTTGTAAGGCATTTTTCTGCCAATGAACCAATCGTTATACGCTGTACAAAATAATCAGCGTTATCCCTGTCTCTACCCCCTAGAAAATCCTGACACCAAATATTTAATTTAGTCTCCCCTATGCCTTGTCCAAAAGTGCAAGGGATTATTGTTGTGAAAAATCCTATGAATAGGATCAGTATTCTTACTTTTAACATCAACTTCTAGTTAGTTACAGGTTTAATCCACTCGCTTAATGGCGATCTATATTCTCCTTTATAGGCTTGAACGCGGTATTTATAGATTCGGCCTATCTTATAGTTTCGTTCTACATATTGCGCCTCTTGTGGAGTTATATAATCCAGCATTCTTAGTGCTCCTTCATCTAATGACCGGTAGAGTATAAAGCCATCTATGTCCTTTACATCATACTTCCATTTTAGGGTTAGCTTGCGATTATCAAAATCCACTTGATAGGTGATCTTCTTTACTGGTGGTAATATGCCATTATCAGGAATGCTAATGCTATAGGAGGCTGTGTCTGAAGTGAGGCCTGACTGATCGACTGACACTATACTATAGATATATTGCACCCCTCCTGCTACCTGTAAATCCTGATACTGAGTAACTCCTTTTTGCAGATGTGACAATAAAACTAACGAATCAGTGCCTTGACGGAATAGATTATAACCTTCTAAATCATCATCACTTCCCTCAATCCATGAAAGCGTAACTGTACCTTCTTTATATTTAGGAACTTGTAGAATAGGTGCCGTTGGTGCTACTACATCTGGCTTGATCACCAATATAGGAGTAGAAAAATCAGAGGCATTAGACCTTCTGTCCACTGCCGCTACCTGATAGTAATAATCTTTGGTCAGGTTACGAAGCTGTACTTTCTCGGTAAACATCGTGTCATACACCAGGTTATCATGAGCCTGTACATATTCTCTATCTTTATAATAAGATTTAAATACCTTATACCCATCAAAATCTCTTTCTGTATTCTTATTCCAGCGAATAGTGACCTGCCCCGTAGAATCAATCACTCCTTGTAGCCCTACAGGTGGCAATGGAGGAATACTGTCTTCAGTTTGTACCAGTAGGGGCATAGATTCTACCATCTCTCCATAGCGAGACTCTGCCCGCACCACATAATAGTTAGTAGCCATTGGGTTGGGATCACTGTAATAGCGCTCTGAGGCAGGAATAATTTTGTTATGTACATTTTTAAAGGGGCCTTTGCTGGTTACTGCTTGTGCTATATAAAATCCTTTGATTCTATTTTCGAGGCTATCTGGAAAAAACCAATGAATCTGTGCTTTTCCTGCTCCATCTACCTTGCCACTTTTAATGCCCGGGATGGTTCCTATTTTTTGATGAGCCTTACCTGAAACGACATTAGAAGGAGGGCCTGCCTCTCCAAAAGCATTGATTCCTTTGACTCTATAATAATACATCTTCTCATTTTTTAAAGAGTCCATGTAATACAAATTGTAATCATCCAGACTGGAGTTATTTCTTAACTGCAAAAAGTTAAGTTCATTGAGGCGTTGGTAGTTTTTACCGTCTTCTGAGCGCTCTATAACATAATAGTTGTAGATGTTTCGATTAAAAAAGCTATTCCAATGTAATCTCACAGAGGCATCACCATAGTCTGCCTCTAAATCCGCAGGAGTAGGTAATGGCTCTACTTCTGAAGGATTAATGATAATACTCCCTCTTTGAATGCGTAGACTGGGATGTTGATGAGCCAATCTGACCCGATAGACATAAGTAACGCCTGGCTCTATATTGTTATCTTCATAATACAACCCTGACGCTTCTGCTACTTCTAAGGATTGATCTGCTGAAGCCAGAGCAAAGGCAAAACGGTTTTGTTGTTCTGTATTTTTATTTAACAACGCCGCCTGACCAGCATCGCTCTCTTCATCGAGCTGAAAGGATTCTCCATAAAGTGCCTGTGCTGTAATAGCTGCATATCGGTTTTTCTTGGCTAGTGGTTCCCAGCCAGCTAAAGGTAGAGGTTGTATAGGTGTAGGAGTCAGAATTACTGAATCCTTGAACATTTGCTCTCCATCACCATCAAAACGATAGCGCACCACCTGATAGCCATATTGATTACCGTAATTCCAGGCAATATAATTGGTAGGTGCCCAGCGAAGCATCACGCCATCACCAGTAGCTCTGCCTAAAACTTTAACCTCTCCAGCATATTGAGCCTGAACAGTGAAAAATAGGCTTAAAAAAATGAGCGTTAAAAAAAGTCTTTGAACCGATTGTTGCATAAAAGAAAGGGATAGAGGAAGTTTAATCACTTCCTCCATTTTATTGCATTTAGTCTTTTACATATTTAAATTCACCTGAAAAGCTGCCACTAAGGGTTCTACCATCCTCCAGATTCAACTCAAAAAATAAAGTGTACTCTTTATCTGATCCAGTAACTTCTACACTACCCCCTACAGCAGCAATAGTTTCATCACCATCATAAATTCCATCATTATTAAGATCAAGTCTGATCTCTGCCCAATCAATAAAAGGAGTATTAATTATACTTCCATCTGAAATCATTTCTTCTGATGCGAAAACATACTCCCCTGGTCCAAATACTGATGCACTAGGATAATACAAATCCAAATTAACATCGTAGGTACCCCCCTTAACTTGGAAATAAAAATAATCAGGATCGACTGAATCTTCGACCAATTCATAACTACCATTTGTTAAGGAAAATTCATAATAATAATAATCATGACCTTCTACTCTATCTGCACCATAATCTGTAATGCTTGCATCTTTCACTTCGTAAGTATTACTATTGTACATAAAAGAATTAGTCACTTCAGGGCCTTCTTTACTATCATCATCTGAGCATGAAGTCAAGGTAAAAATTGCTATTACTAATAGCGCTCCCCCATTTAAAAAATCGATTGTTCATCTGGTATTATATTTAGTTGTGTTTTACTTATTAATATCTATAGTCAATATTTTCTTAGAGGTAATGATATCAGTGCCCGGCAAACGATACTGCACTAAAAACTGTAGTGGCTCATTGGCATACAGATACTGATAAGTTCCTGTAAGAACTCTTCTTATTGGCGTAGTATTGAGTTCATTATCATTTAAATTGACCAGGTTGTTTT includes the following:
- a CDS encoding T9SS type A sorting domain-containing protein translates to MLKVRILILFIGFFTTIIPCTFGQGIGETKLNIWCQDFLGGRDRDNADYFVQRITIGSLAEKCLTTKDRLKVYDYQLGYNMPVNNSLKVSIKIITHRDFKGHVCEVDKRKDRKYGNETTVNVILDLSKFKPGVMNTKFFMCDNNKITFRFIYQVPKPDNITIDNSSYLCINNPITLNTAINKIPSNSSNVNLTWQYHIAGDQITEPCDCGPNALCPNGTGCRLPDGSIGCYDSYSGNCNPVSLPPCCDNPVVEDVWNTLGVTNYNDGVNSFSFLGQNYAKILAAVSSNSHDVHFRVRASDGTASILSNTKIGQISAAPPTVSNITRSPSCANANDGSISFNISGGGGNYRWSLQERIPDCSISDIKDGKCFSSDIAGQGNTSAGRVTAQAGPGEYYLYVQNWKSSQSYNPGGCYNEYGPFIIEEIPPLELDSVSVTELSCYESNDGSITVSASDGDAGTIKYGLNLKGETTVWQDDDTFESLEAGTYVAWVQDRCDVYSSEIEVVQPTAPIAATASFTAPVCHDAGDGTISVIPTGGYGDYAITLYKGSDVVKQFNVYNDSEEVVFTNLGYGDYTWEVQDSEKACTIIDGSFHLPEPTRITMEVQEIIPVTCPVPAANDGEVHFTVYNNAFPYTITMTDEQTGQDFTSNTNIVSNLPAGDYEVSISYNNGCTDVYTLAELVEIEQPTPIIVKLVKDDMTCTDSFDASISASISGGNTGDYSYRWQVQSAGVWGDFTDQERTDDLLIHDLFDGIYRLYVTDSKGCEKASAAVEIVNPEPLVIEDVLLVGLACKEEENGHILPEVTGGWGNYQYEYIKLPDTQWQVYDLTDNFDQGTYKIRVSDPEGCSVEWEEDLLFAEADQPLELTGLTSKKYNGFDISCFGSFDGEVTVSAQGGITTSQQGYQYAADDGEFGGSSTVTGLSSGLHTLYVRDLNGCLKSQDIELIEPSALTIALDDIKHVKCFGDSSGYIQVAGNGGVTSYRFSINESPFMGDSLFTNLTSGDYQVIIQDRNTCRDTLNTEIINLFPPIEFDWQVDSVTCYNYSDGAAQVTIVGGHAPYAINWMHDINNQQQSIAYVTDGWYEIRVQDQEGCIWTDSVFVPEPPNINAGPDLNLCYEQSATLDASWPQGNATYSWSGVEGQLTTEPTLWVDQPGDYYAQASLNTRACLMYDTISISSYDIEFEAKFLAATELVVGDTLQLVETSTPTPDSLYWRFDDQATVLTASNTIPTLWFDQAGDYTISFAAYYGPCTDSLTKTVSVFLPEEAPETVDQFRFGQTGFKDVRIYPNPSDGEFTLSVELHEDDVLGIVIVSTMGMEEYRDNYDEADSFEINFDLSDKQAGAYLMRLVTSNDQMTLRIVIE